One region of Chanodichthys erythropterus isolate Z2021 chromosome 19, ASM2448905v1, whole genome shotgun sequence genomic DNA includes:
- the LOC137008322 gene encoding gastric inhibitory polypeptide-like, whose translation MKAAVFALVLICLGSSLSCAESRPVDISSNDIQKFSRRYAESTIASDISKIVDSMVQKNFVNYLLNQREKKSEPTLADDSDNHIFNDLLKKQFMMWVQSKADAFKNQ comes from the exons ATGAAGGCTGCAGTATTTGCGCTGGTTTTGATATGCCTTGGCAGTTCGTTGTCATGTGCAGAATCCCGGCCTGTTGATATCAG CTCAAACGACATCCAGAAGTTTAGCCGTCGTTATGCTGAATCAACCATTGCGAGTGACATCAGCAAAATTGTGGACTCGATGGTTCAGAAAAACTTTGTAAACTATCTGCTCAATCAGAGAGAGAAGAAGAGCGA ACCAACTTTGGCAGATGATTCAGACAACCACATCTTCAATGACCTGCTGAAAAAACAGTTCATGATGTGGGTTCAGAGTAAAGCCGATGCATTCAA GAATCAATGA
- the snf8 gene encoding vacuolar-sorting protein SNF8: MHRRGVGAGAIAKKKLAEAKYKERGTVLAEDQIAQMSKQLETFKTHLEEFASKHKQEIRKNSQFRVQFQEMCATIGVDPLASGKGFWSEMLGVGDFYYELGVQIIEVCLALKHRNGGLITLEELHHRVLKGRGKFAQDVSQDDLVRAIKKLKAMGNGFGMIPVGGSYLVQSVPAELNMDHTVVLQLAEKKGYVTVSEIRDGLKWERERACHVLDHLLKEGLAWLDSQAAGEPQYWLPALFSEMLSQDVTPEEASQMTP; the protein is encoded by the exons ATGCACAGAAGAGGAGtcggagctggagcgattgccaAAAAGAAACTTGCAGAG GCAAAGTATAAAGAGAGAGGTACTGTCCTTGCTGAGGATCAGATTGCACAG ATGTCAAAACAATTGGAAACCTTTAAGACCCATTTGGAGGAGTTTGCCAGCAAGCATAAACAAGAAATCCGTAAAAACTCTCAATTCAGGGTGCAGTTCCAAGAGATGTGTGCCACTATAGGTGTTGATCCACttgcat CTGGAAAAGGATTTTGGTCTGAGATGCTTGGAGTGGGAGATTTCTACTATGAGCTTGGTGTACAGATCATTGAAGTCTGTTTAGCTCTAAAACACAGAAATGGTG GTCTCATCACATTGGAGGAACTTCACCACCGTGTCTTGAAAGGAAGAGGGAAGTTTGCACAAGATGTGAGCCA GGATGACTTGGTGCGGGCCATCAAGAAGCTCAAGGCTATGGGAAATGGCTTTGGGATGATTCCCGTTGGAGGTTCTTATCTAGTCCAGTCGGTCCCAGCAGAGCTCAACATGGATCACACTGTTGTCCTTCAGCTAGCAGAG AAAAAGGGCTATGTGACCGTAAGCGAGATCAGAGACGGCCTCAAGTGGGAGAGAGAGCGGGCCTGTCATGTCCTT GATCACCTGCTGAAAGAAGGCTTAGCATGGCTGGACTCCCAAGCTGCAGGGGAGCCACAGTACTGGCTGCCCGCTCTGTTCTCGGAAATGTTATCGCAAGACGTTACACCGGAGGAGGCCAGCCAAATGACACCTTGA
- the calcoco2 gene encoding calcium-binding and coiled-coil domain-containing protein 2, which yields MSDGTEEETVPVVMETSSYSQVVFNDVPPSYPPNTPVSCWYTLTGALQPNPRDWIGVFKVGWSSTQQYFNYVWVEPCLDNVGPEPLVQHVVFKESYLPKDDGEFYQFCYVDSNGYVKGASTPFCFQNPAETSLDCSLEKDLLVITTQEQAEKMEKEKEDCVKEIEHLKETNKILKTELDERLHEIRRLRSSLDDVKPKDNPETPLPDVQSFNFTEQSLNNLHEKYDRAVQKIHLLKKEKAELQEQVELHDAEIIRLSTLLKETEQNYNKVQDQAKLLQVDVQSSRKDNEKLQIEIQELRMKKTMEDRSAENKALQTSMSEQGAQEKEQKKVQIQALLTQLTEARGLLRSEVQNCKEACKRAEGAEQELKEVKKKLEEMTLIQAEGEKSNQIQKHLQQAQDKIYEMAETSRLDRERLEKKNEELQAEVDKLRRALFDYQVASVAAMSDQLPNPQSPPASQEQTNPPDSHFYESIDDLTANPAEVIEIRVCQHCQERFPGISEDELEQHEQSHKVCPFCTLVFDDWEQQTFEDHVYGHED from the exons ATGAGTGACGGAACGGAGGAAGAGACTGTTCCCGTTGTAATGGAGACCTCGTCATACTCGCAGGTAGTTTTCAACGATGTTCCTCCATCATATCCGCCAAACACCCCAGTTTCGTGCTGGTACACTCTCACCGGTGCTCTGCAGCCCAACCCGAGGGACTGGATCGGTGTCTTCAAG GTTGGATGGAGTTCGACACAGCAGTATTTTAACTATGTATGGGTGGAACCTTGCCTGGACAATGTTGGACCTGAACCGCTTGTGCAACATGTGGTTTTTAAAG AGAGCTACCTGCCCAAGGATGATGGGGAGTTTTACCAGTTCTGCTATGTGGACAGCAATGGCTATGTCAAAGGAGCCAGCACCCCATTCTGCTTTCAAAACCCAGCAGAAACAAGCCTTGACTGCAGCTTGGAGAAGGACCTGTTGGTTATAACAACACAG GAGCAGGCAGAAAAgatggagaaagagaaagaggacTGTGTCAAAGAGATTGAGCActtaaaagaaacaaataagaTCCTGAAAACTGAGTTGGATGAAAGACTGCACGAAATCCGCCGTCTCAGG AGCTCTCTAGATGATGTGAAGCCAAAGGATAACCCTGAAACACCACTGCCAGATGTACAGAGTTTTAACTTCACCGAACAG TCACTGAACAATCTTCATGAAAAGTATGATAGAGCTGTTCAAAAGATCCACTTGCTCAAAAAAGAAAAGGCTGAGTTACAGGAACAGGTTGAACTCCATGATGCAGAAATCATCAG GCTGAGTACCTTACTGAAAGAAACTGAACAAAATTACAACAAAGTACAGGACCAGGCCAAGTTGCTACAG gtGGATGTGCAAAGCAGCAGGAAAGACAATGAGAAATTGCAGATTGAAATCCAGGAGCTCAGGATGAAAAAGACTATGGAGGATCGGAGTGCTGAAAACAAAGCATTACAAACATCCATGTCAGAGCAAGGAGCACAAgagaaagaacaaaagaaa GTACAGATTCAGGCTCTGCTAACTCAGCTGACAGAAGCCAGAGGACTGCTTCGCAGCGAGGTGCAGAACTGTAAAGAAGCGTGCAAGCGTGCAGAAGGAGCTGAGCAGGAATTGAAGGAAGTGAAAAAGAAGCTGGAGGAGATGACCTTAATACAGGCTGAGGGTGAGAAATCCAATCAAATCCAG AAACACCTTCAGCAGGCACAAGACAAAATTTACGAAATGGCAGAGACATCAAGATTAGACAGAGAGAggcttgagaaaaaaaatgag GAACTGCAGGCAGAAGTAGATAAACTTCGTAGGGCATTGTTTGACTACCAGGTCGCATCTGTTGCAGCAATGTCGGATCAACTTCCCAACCCTCAAAGCCCACCCGCCTCCCAGGAGCAAACAAACCCACCTGACTCTCATTTTTATGAGAGCATTGATGATTTGACAG CAAATCCTGCAGAAGTAATAGAG ATTCGGGTGTGTCAGCACTGTCAGGAGAGATTTCCTGGCATCAGCGAGGATGAATTAGAACAACATGAGCAATCTCACAAAGTGTGTCCTTTCTGCACTCTGGTCTTTGACGACTGGGAACAGCAGACATTTGAAGATCATGTTTACGGTCATGAGGATTAG